The Sphingopyxis fribergensis genome contains a region encoding:
- a CDS encoding dicarboxylate/amino acid:cation symporter translates to MKSAWFILSALVAGMLLGIGVELVSPAAGTASLPYIEPIGLLWLNALKMTIVPLVVALLITGITATADAARAGKLAFRAVMIFLGAITLSGLMSLLMTPLLLRLFPLSAGAAEALRHGLGGTAEAGPSPTFGDFLLSLVPTNPIAAAADTAILPLIVFTTIFAFAITKLEPVQRATLSGLFKALGDAMLIVIGWVLALAPIGVFALGYALAVKAGVAAFGGLIHYVLILSSVGISCLLLGLLLAWLVVGISVPRFVRAMVPTLAVAISTQSSLASLPAMLKSSEELGVDPKKADVVLPLAVALFRFTSPAMNLAVVVYVAWLFGIELSPWEMAVGLAVAMAAALSSVSLPGSISFVTSIAPIAVSMGVPVAPLGLLVAVETFPDIFRTLGNVIGDVAATKYAADGVENEPAGETP, encoded by the coding sequence TTGAAATCCGCTTGGTTCATCCTTTCGGCGCTGGTCGCCGGCATGCTTCTGGGTATCGGCGTCGAGCTGGTGTCGCCCGCCGCCGGCACCGCCTCGCTTCCCTATATCGAACCGATCGGGCTGCTTTGGCTCAACGCCTTGAAGATGACGATCGTCCCGCTCGTGGTCGCGCTGCTGATCACCGGCATTACTGCAACCGCCGACGCCGCGCGCGCGGGCAAGCTCGCTTTCCGCGCCGTGATGATCTTCCTCGGCGCGATCACGCTTTCGGGTCTGATGTCGCTGCTGATGACACCGCTTCTGCTGCGCCTCTTCCCGCTTTCCGCGGGTGCGGCCGAAGCATTGCGCCACGGCCTCGGCGGCACGGCAGAAGCGGGGCCGTCGCCGACATTTGGCGACTTTCTGCTCTCGCTGGTCCCGACCAATCCGATTGCGGCGGCGGCCGACACCGCGATCCTGCCGTTGATCGTCTTCACGACCATCTTCGCCTTCGCGATCACCAAATTGGAACCGGTGCAGCGCGCGACGCTGTCGGGGCTGTTCAAGGCGCTGGGTGACGCGATGCTGATCGTCATCGGCTGGGTTCTCGCGCTCGCTCCGATCGGCGTTTTCGCGCTGGGCTATGCGCTCGCGGTCAAGGCCGGCGTAGCGGCGTTCGGCGGGCTCATCCATTATGTGCTGATTCTGTCGTCGGTCGGGATCAGCTGCCTCTTGCTCGGCCTGCTTCTCGCGTGGCTTGTCGTCGGCATTTCGGTGCCGCGCTTCGTCCGCGCGATGGTGCCGACATTGGCGGTTGCGATCAGCACGCAAAGCTCGCTCGCCAGCCTGCCCGCGATGCTGAAATCGTCCGAAGAGCTCGGCGTCGATCCCAAAAAGGCCGACGTCGTGCTGCCGCTCGCGGTTGCCCTCTTCCGCTTCACCAGCCCGGCGATGAACCTCGCGGTCGTCGTCTATGTCGCATGGCTGTTCGGGATCGAACTGTCGCCGTGGGAAATGGCGGTCGGCCTCGCGGTCGCGATGGCCGCGGCGCTCTCGTCGGTCAGCCTGCCCGGCTCGATCAGTTTCGTGACGTCTATCGCGCCGATCGCCGTGTCGATGGGCGTGCCGGTCGCACCGCTCGGCCTGCTCGTCGCGGTCGAGACTTTTCCTGACATTTTCCGTACACTCGGCAATGTTATTGGTGACGTCGCCGCGACCAAATATGCTGCCGACGGCGTCGAGAACGAACCAGCAGGAGAAACCCCATGA
- the glmM gene encoding phosphoglucosamine mutase encodes MRKFFGTDGIRGLTNKAPMTAEVAMRVGMAAGAHFLRGDHKHRVVIGKDTRLSGYMLENALVAGFTSVGMDVVQVGPMPTPAIAMLTRSMRADLGVMLSASHNPYYDNGIKLFGPDGYKLSDEDEAQIEHLLTVEPVLADPAHIGRAKRIDDARGRYIHAVKQSLPESVRLDGLRIVLDCANGAAYNSAPTVFWELGADVVAIGVEPNGTNINDKCGSTAPALLQETVVASGADIGVALDGDADRLIVVDEKGKLVDGDQIMGLIGASWARQGRLKGGGVVATVMSNLGLERFLEGEGLRLERTKVGDRYVLERMKEGGFNVGGEQSGHMILSDHATTGDGTLAALQVLAELVAAEKPASELLHQFDPVPQLLKNVRFAGGKPLENKDVIAAIAEGEAALNGRGRLVIRPSGTEPLIRVMAEGDDAGEVERVVDMICDAVRTATA; translated from the coding sequence ATGCGCAAGTTTTTCGGAACCGACGGGATTCGCGGTCTGACCAACAAGGCCCCGATGACCGCGGAAGTCGCGATGCGCGTCGGCATGGCGGCGGGCGCACACTTCCTGCGCGGTGATCACAAACATCGCGTCGTGATTGGCAAGGATACGCGATTGTCGGGCTATATGCTCGAAAACGCGCTGGTCGCGGGTTTCACCAGCGTCGGCATGGACGTGGTGCAGGTCGGGCCGATGCCGACCCCGGCGATCGCGATGCTCACACGGTCGATGCGCGCCGATCTGGGCGTCATGCTGTCGGCGAGTCACAACCCCTATTACGACAATGGCATTAAACTGTTCGGTCCCGACGGGTACAAGCTGTCCGACGAGGATGAGGCGCAGATCGAGCATCTGCTGACCGTTGAGCCTGTGCTCGCCGATCCGGCGCATATCGGACGCGCGAAACGCATCGACGACGCGCGCGGCCGCTATATCCATGCGGTGAAGCAGAGCTTGCCCGAATCGGTCCGCCTCGACGGGCTGCGCATCGTGCTCGATTGCGCCAATGGCGCGGCGTATAACAGCGCGCCGACGGTGTTCTGGGAACTCGGCGCCGACGTTGTCGCGATCGGGGTCGAACCCAATGGCACCAATATCAACGACAAATGCGGATCGACCGCGCCCGCGCTGCTTCAGGAAACCGTGGTCGCGAGCGGCGCCGACATTGGCGTCGCGCTCGATGGCGACGCCGACCGGCTGATCGTCGTCGACGAAAAGGGCAAGCTGGTCGACGGCGACCAGATCATGGGGCTGATCGGCGCGAGCTGGGCGCGGCAGGGGCGGCTGAAAGGCGGCGGGGTCGTCGCGACGGTGATGTCGAACCTCGGCCTCGAACGTTTTCTCGAAGGTGAAGGGCTGCGGCTCGAGCGCACCAAGGTCGGCGACCGTTATGTGCTCGAGCGGATGAAGGAAGGCGGCTTCAACGTCGGCGGCGAACAGTCGGGGCATATGATCCTGTCAGACCATGCGACGACCGGCGACGGCACGCTTGCGGCGTTGCAGGTGCTTGCCGAGCTCGTGGCGGCTGAAAAGCCGGCGAGCGAATTGCTGCACCAGTTCGACCCGGTGCCGCAGCTTTTGAAGAATGTCCGCTTTGCCGGCGGCAAGCCACTGGAGAATAAGGACGTCATCGCGGCAATTGCCGAGGGCGAGGCTGCGCTCAACGGCCGCGGGCGCTTGGTGATCCGCCCGTCGGGAACCGAGCCGCTGATCCGAGTGATGGCAGAAGGCGACGATGCCGGCGAAGTCGAGCGCGTGGTCGATATGATTTGCGACGCAGTACGAACTGCGACAGCTTAA
- a CDS encoding DUF1272 domain-containing protein yields the protein MLEMRPDCEKCGKDLPANVHGAFICSFECTFCANCADKLDEICPNCGGDLLDRPLREGAALAKFPASTERKHKG from the coding sequence ATGCTTGAGATGCGACCTGATTGCGAAAAATGCGGCAAGGATTTGCCCGCCAATGTCCATGGCGCCTTCATCTGCTCGTTCGAATGCACTTTCTGCGCGAATTGCGCCGACAAGCTCGACGAAATTTGCCCCAATTGCGGTGGCGACTTGCTCGACCGCCCGCTGCGCGAAGGTGCGGCGCTGGCGAAATTTCCCGCTTCGACGGAGCGAAAGCATAAGGGGTGA